In Helianthus annuus cultivar XRQ/B chromosome 9, HanXRQr2.0-SUNRISE, whole genome shotgun sequence, the following are encoded in one genomic region:
- the LOC110879316 gene encoding DNA mismatch repair protein MLH1: protein MEFETREPPSPPPHPMETDTLDPPPSQDPPRIHRLDESVVNRIAAGEVIQRPVSAVKELIENSLDAGSTSINVSVKDGGLKFIQVSDDGHGIRYEDLPILCERHTTSKLSAFEDLQSIKSMGFRGEALASMTYVAHVTVTTITSGQLHGYRVSYRDGVMEHEPRACAAVKGTQIVIENLFYNMIARRKSLQSSADDYPKIIDLLSRFAIHHKNVSFSCKKHGASKADVHSVAVSSRLDAIRSVYGASVARSLIEIEASDANSSSSVFEMNGYISDFNYSAKKTTMILYINERLVECTALKRAIEIVYAATLPKASKPFVYMSIILPPEHVDVNVHPTKREVSLLNQEVIVEKIQSTIESKLRNFNDSSTYQEHVAVDSSPSSKVAANKASPINTSTPGSQKVYPYKMVRTDLQDPSGRLHAYMQVKPSRQLEKNCGLNSLRSSIKQRRNPKETADLTSVQELINEFEHGCHSGLLDIVRNCTYVGMADDVFALLQHNTNLYLANVVNLSKELMYQLVLQRFGYFNAIQLSDPAPLQELIMLALREEDPDSEGTENDDLKEKIADMNMKLLTEKAEMLDEYFGIHVDPQGNLSRLPVILDQHTPDMDRVPEFVLCLGNDVAWNDEKICFQTIAAALGNFYAMHPPLLPNPSGDNSDFYKRDVEGVDDELISEAENAWAQREWSIQHVLFPSMRLFFKPPTSMAANGTFVQVASLEKLYRVFERC from the exons ATGGAATTCGAAACGAGggaaccaccatcaccaccaccacacccTATGGAAACAGACACACTCGATCCTCCTCCATCACAAGATCCACCGAGGATCCACCGTCTCGACGAGTCCGTCGTCAACCGTATCGCTGCCGGTGAGGTCATCCAACGCCCCGTATCCGCCGTCAAGGAgctcatcgaaaacagcctcgaTGCCGGTTCTACCTCCATCAACGTCTCTGTTAAGGACGGAGGCCTCAAATTCATCCAAGTCTCCGACGATGGCCACGGAATCCGC TATGAGGATTTACCGATTCTGTGTGAGAGGCATACGACATCGAAGCTTTCGGCATTTGAAGATTTGCAGTCGATTAAGTCTATGGGGTTTAGAGGAGAAGCCCTAGCAAGCATGACTTATGTTGCTCATGTTACAGTCACCACTATAACTAGTGGTCAGTTGCATGGTTATAG GGTATCGTATAGAGATGGCGTGATGGAGCATGAACCTAGGGCTTGTGCTGCTGTGAAGGGGACTCAGATAGTG ATTGAGAATTTATTCTATAACATGATTGCGCGAAGGAAATCTCTTCAGAGCTCTGCTGATGATTATCCAAAAATTATAGATCTGCTAAGTCGGTTTGCGATCCATCACAAAAACGTGAGCTTCTCATGCAAAAAG CATGGTGCATCTAAAGCTGATGTTCACTCAGTTGCTGTGTCTTCAAGGCTTGATGCAATCAGATCTGTTTATGGGGCCTCAGTTGCTCGTAGTCTGATAGAAATTGAAGCTTCAGATGCTAATTCTTCTAGTTCAGTTTTTGAAATGAATGGTTATATATCCGATTTCAATTACTCCGCAAAGAAGACTACCATGATTCTCTATATCAATG AAAGATTAGTTGAGTGTACTGCTCTGAAGAGGGCAATTGAAATTGTATATGCTGCAACTCTGCCCAAAGCATCAAAGCCTTTCGTATATATGTCAATTATCTTACCTCCTGAGCATGTTGATGTTAATGTGCATCCCACAAAGAGAGAG GTGAGCCTTTTGAACCAGGAGGTCATTGTTGAGAAAATACAATCAACAATAGAATCGAAGTTAAGAAATTTCAATGACTCGAGCACGTATCAAGAACATGTA GCAGTGGATAGCTCTCCATCCAGTAAAGTAGCTGCAAACAAAGCTTCTCCTATAAACACATCAACTCCCG GGTCCCAAAAAGTATATCCATATAAAATGGTGCGGACGGATTTACAGGATCCTTCTGGAAGGTTGCATGCCTACATGCAAGTAAAGCCTTCTAGGCAACTTGAAAAAAACTGTGGTTTGAATTCATTGAG GTCTTCAATCAAGCAAAGGAGAAATCCGAAAGAAACTGCTGATCTTACAAGTGTTCAGGAGCTTATCAATGAATTTGAACATGGTTGCCATTCTG GTCTTTTGGACATTGTAAGGAACTGCACATATGTTGGAATGGCTGATGATGTTTTTGCTCTCCTTCAGCATAATACTAATCTGTATCTTGCTAATGTTGTAAATTTGAG CAAAGAACTCATGTATCAACTGGTTCTACAAAGATTTGGTTACTTTAATGCAATACAATTAAGTGATCCGGCTCCATTGCAAGAATTAATCATGTTGGCATTGAGGGAAGAGGATCCAGATTCAGAAGGCACTGAAAACGATGACTTAAAAGAAAAGATTGCTGAT ATGAACATGAAGTTACTCACAGAAAAGGCTGAAATGCTTGATGAATATTTCGGCATCCATGTGGACCCACAAGGCAATTTATCAAGACTTCCTGTCATACTTGACCAGCACACACCTGACATGGACCGCGTTCCGGAATTTGTTTTATGTCTGGGAAATGAT gTGGCGTGGAATGATGAGAAAATTTGCTTTCAAACAATAGCTGCTGCTCTCGGGAACTTTTATGCTATGCATCCACCTCTACTGCCAAATCCATCAGGTGATAACTCGGACTTTTACAAGAGAGATGTTGAAG GAGTTGATGACGAGTTAATATCAGAAGCTGAGAACGCGTGGGCCCAGCGAGAATGGTCAATACAGCATGTTCTATTTCCTTCTATGCGACTTTTCTTTAAGCCCCCAACTTCAATGGCTGCAAATGGAACATTTGTGCAG GTAGCATCTCTGGAGAAGTTATACCGGGTTTTTGAAAGATGCTAG
- the LOC110879314 gene encoding UDP-glycosyltransferase 85C2-like, producing MSVFTIHAAQNLGIPVMMYWTLAACGYMGFYQIQSLFEKGLAPLKEESYMTNGYLNTIIDWVPGMEGIRLKDFPVDWTADNDKLLKFTKEAPQRSLRVPHHIFHTFDELEASIIKALSSMYAHVYTIGPVQLLLDQIPEEKKQTGSSSHGYSLRKEEPECLQWLQSKEPNSVIYVNFGSSTVMSSEDLREFGWGLANSNHCFLWIIRSNLVIGEAAALPDEFEEHIKTRGFIASWCSQENVLNHPSVGGFLTHCGWGSTIESLSAGVPMICWPFSWDQMTNCRYICKEWEVGVEMGNKVKRDEVSRLVQQLMGEGGHKMRNKAIEWKEKARVATSPNGSSSLNIDKIVKEIMMLGVH from the exons ATGTCAGTTTTCACAATCCATGCTGCGCAAAACCTTGGGATTCCGGTCATGATGTACTGGACACTTGCTGCCTGTGGCTACATGGGATTTTACCAGATCCAATCTCTCTTTGAGAAAGGACTTGCCCCACTTAAag AAGAAAGTTACATGACAAATGGGTATTTAAACACAATCATTGATTGGGTTCCGGGAATGGAAGGCATCCGTCTTAAGGATTTCCCAGTGGATTGGACCGCTGACAATGATAAACTTCTCAAGTTCACTAAGGAAGCTCCCCAAAGGTCTCTCAGAGTTCCTCATCATATTTTCCACACGTTCGATGAGCTGGAGGCTAGTATTATCAAAGCTTTGTCATCGATGTATGCTCATGTCTACACCATCGGCCCAGTGCAACTACTTCTTGATCAGATACCTGAAGAGAAAAAGCAAACTGGAAGTTCAAGTCATGGATACAGCTTACGGAAAGAAGAGCCAGAGTGTCTCCAGTGGCTTCAATCTAAGGAGCCAAATTCTGTGATTTATGTAAATTTTGGGAGTTCAACGGTCATGTCTTCAGAAGACCTTAGAGAATTTGGTTGGGGACTTGCTAATAGCAACCATTGTTTTCTTTGGATAATCCGATCTAACTTGGTCATTGGGGAAGCTGCAGCATTGCCTGATGAATTTGAGGAACATATAAAAACGAGAGGCTTTATTGCAAGCTGGTGTTCACAGGAAAACGTCCTGAACCATCCTTCGGTTGGAGGGTTTTTGACTCATTGTGGGTGGGGATCCACCATTGAGAGCTTGTCAGCTGGGGTGCCGATGATATGTTGGCCGTTTTCGTGGGACCAGATGACCAACTGTAGGTATATTTGCAAGGAATGGGAGGTTGGAGTGGAGATGGGGAATAAAGTGAAACGAGATGAAGTTAGTAGGCTTGTGCAACAATTGATGGGAGAAGGTGGTCACAAAATGAGGAACAAGGCTATCGAGTGGAAGGAAAAGGCTCGTGTCGCCACAAGTCCCAACGGTTCATCTTCTTTGAACATAGACAAAATTGTTAAGGAAATCATGATGCTAGGAGTACACTAA
- the LOC110879312 gene encoding UDP-glycosyltransferase 85C2, producing the protein MDSIATAEKKPHVIVIPFPDQSHIKAMLKLAELLHHKGLQITFVNTEFVHERLLESGGPHSLDGSPGFRFETIPDGVPRSPEASGDTIRDLLMESLETNFLGCFIDLVTKLQDPPTCIISDGFLSIFTIDAAQKLGIPIMMYWTLAACGYMGFYQIQSLFEKGFAPLKDESYLTNGYLDTIADWVPGMEGIRLKDFPMDWTAGVNDKMVRYCKEAPQRSHRVSYHIFHTFDELEASIIKALSSMYSHVYTIGPLQLLLDQIPEEKRQTGVGYSLMKEETQCLQWLQSREPSSVIYVNYGSTTFMSKEDLIEFGWGLANSNHSFLWIIRSNLVEGESTLLPPELEEHIKRRGFISSWCSQEKVLNHPSVGGFLTHCGWGSTIEGLSAGVPMICWPFWWDQMTNCRSICKEWKVGVEMGNKVKRDEVSRLVQQLMGEGGRIMRNNAIEWKEKARIATGPSGSSSLNIDKIVKEITILSRG; encoded by the exons ATGGATTCAATTGCCACGGCTGAGAAGAAACCACATGTCATCGTTATACCATTTCCAGACCAAAGCCACATAAAAGCCATGCTCAAACTAGCAGAGCTTCTCCACCACAAGGGCCTCCAGATAACCTTCGTCAACACCGAGTTTGTCCACGAGCGCCTTCTTGAATCAGGAGGCCCACACAGCCTAGACGGCTCGCCTGGCTTCCGATTCGAAACCATTCCGGATGGTGTTCCTCGCAGTCCGGAAGCTAGCGGCGACACCATCAGAGATCTACTTATGGAATCCCTTGAAACCAACTTCTTAGGTTGTTTCATTGACCTTGTAACCAAACTTCAGGATCCTCCTACTTGCATTATTTCTGATGGGTTCTTGTCGATTTTCACAATCGATGCTGCGCAAAAGCTTGGAATCCCGATCATGATGTATTGGACACTTGCTGCCTGTGGCTACATGGGATTTTACCAGATCCAATCTCTCTTCGAGAAAGGATTTGCACCGCTTAAAG ATGAAAGTTACTTAACAAATGGGTATTTAGACACGATCGCTGATTGGGTTCCGGGAATGGAAGGCATCCGTCTTAAGGATTTTCCGATGGATTGGACTGCTGGCGTCAATGACAAAATGGTGAGGTACTGTAAGGAAGCTCCCCAAAGGTCTCATAGAGTTTCATATCATATTTTCCACACGTTCGATGAGCTGGAGGCTAGTATTATCAAAGCTTTATCATCGATGTATTCTCATGTTTACACCATCGGCCCACTGCAATTACTTCTTGATCAGATACCTGAAGAGAAAAGGCAAACTGGAGTGGGATACAGCTTAATGAAAGAAGAAACACAATGTTTACAATGGCTTCAGTCTAGGGAACCAAGCTCTGTCATTTATGTAAATTATGGGAGTACAACGTTCATGTCAAAAGAAGACCTGATAGAATTTGGTTGGGGACTTGCTAATAGCAACCACTCTTTTCTTTGGATAATCCGGTCTAACTTAGTGGAAGGGGAATCTACACTTTTGCCTCCGGAACTTGAGGAACATATAAAAAGGAGAGGCTTTATTTCAAGCTGGTGCTCACAAGAAAAGGTCCTGAACCATCCTTCGGTTGGAGGGTTTTTAACTCACTGTGGATGGGGATCCACCATCGAGGGCTTGTCGGCTGGGGTGCCGATGATATGTTGGCCGTTTTGGTGGGATCAGATGACCAACTGTAGGTCTATATGCAAGGAATGGAAGGTTGGAGTGGAGATGGGGAATAAAGTGAAACGAGATGAAGTTAGTAGGCTTGTGCAACAATTGATGGGAGAAGGTGGTCGCATAATGAGGAACAATGCCATAGAGTGGAAGGAAAAGGCTCGAATTGCCACAGGTCCCAGTGGTTCATCTTCTTTGAACATAGACAAAATTGTCAAGGAAATCACAATCCTATCACGAGGCTAG